A single Anopheles maculipalpis chromosome 3RL, idAnoMacuDA_375_x, whole genome shotgun sequence DNA region contains:
- the LOC126561760 gene encoding putative phospholipase B-like lamina ancestor, which translates to MLKVVGASWQRTRIGSYILIGALMLAVAALFLADMERPSYKGTYCATTYWARNSGYRLEFWGQRNDLDLVPKGAVRACFRDSILTNGWSQLELESQSTYSDTVQAYAAGIMEGALTWHNIYMHWSNTIDAVCSKDVESEEFCDWLRGLITTNVDTVKKMADMKGKHNRYWYQIALFYDQLDGLEIGFRKGVKRSRMDYEIPKQDFLLMNAAVDIRDLKIYYTNFLVENSGLKPDPAKGIMLLKLLKQPNGVSKILLGHTSDGSYSSMLRMVKKYTLRYHFSSNVSRSAAPKKDVEVEDNSVVPGTNIVFTGYPGVLASLDDFYVINGRRQHRLVAAGVKMENDHINLWRKIDLVRSVSLAPRVMAANRLGTSGRSWARYFTRNPSTGVKQWLVIDMSRFVAGNGSDVDLLTAQQPSLEVHVDRSEEENEIPTTLEQDQPQRVVTKRMEDYVDDDFKQHTAGARQVRMITIPKSPEPIEAEEAKGGAFGAGMFWVVDQLPGWLHAEDISEKIVADGYWLTNGVPYFKEAFDIGQADANATTNTTTTTMEKILQNITDLETLARFFRQSAYRGDLDQAEPAAFGNIDLKLYTEASDGTVHFRAYSGPLYDPTRSTGSTTGQAAKRSIIKAEPLQQASSAEREKLTQSESGSAISGAGTSVGSRPFDWSRMLPFEVRHQGHPDVWDFEHITPEWAWI; encoded by the exons ATGCTGAAGGTTGTTGGAGCATCTTGGCAAAGAACCCGGATAGGGTCCTACATTCTGATCGGCGCGCTCATGCTTGCAGTTGCTGCACTATTCCTGGCCGATATGGAGCG TCCAAGCTACAAAGGAACCTACTGTGCCACAACCTACTGGGCACGGAACTCTGGCTACCGGCTAGAGTTCTGGGGCCAACGTAATGATCTCGATCTCGTACCGAAGGGTGCGGTACGCGCATGCTTCCGTGACAGCATTCTGACGAATGGATGGTCTCAGCTGGAGCTAGAATCTCAATCCACCTACTCGGATACGGTGCAGGCGTATGCGGCCGGCATCATGGAAGGTGCACTAACCTGGCACAACATCTACATGCATTGGTCCAA CACCATCGATGCAGTTTGCTCAAAAGACGTAGAGTCGGAAGAATTTTGCGACTGGTTGCGCGGTCTCATCACCACCAACGTGGACACTGTGAAAAAGATGGCAGACATGAAGGGAAAGCACAATCGCTACTGGTACCAGATTGCACTGTTTTACGATCAACTCGATGGGCTCGAAATTGGTTTCCGAAAGGGTGTGAAGCGTTCGCGAATGGATTACGAAATTCCGAAGCAGGACTTTTTGCTGATGAACGCTGCAGTTGATATCCGAGATTTGAAGATTTACTACACCAACTTTCTGGTGGAAAACAGTGGCCTTAAACCGGATCCAGCGAAGGGCATTATGTTGCTGAAGTTGCTAAAACAACCGAACGGTGTATCGAAGATTTTGCTGGGCCACACGTCCGACGGAAGCTACTCGTCGATGCTACGGATGGTGAAGAAGTACACGCTGCGGTATCACTTCTCTTCGAACGTTTCGCGATCGGCAGCTCCGAAAAAGGACGTTGAAGTGGAAGATAACTCCGTAGTGCCTGGTACGAATATCGTTTTTACCGGCTATCCGGGTGTGCTTGCATCGCTCGACGATTTCTATGTGATTAATGGGCGCCGTCAGCATAGACTAGTGGCAGCCGGGGTGaagatggaaaacgatcaCATTAACCTCTGGCGAAAGATTGATCTAGTGCGATCGGTCTCGTTGGCACCGCGTGTAATGGCGGCAAATCGTCTTGGAACTAGTGGTCGCTCTTGGGCACGTTACTTCACCCGCAACCCATCGACTGGTGTGAAGCAGTGGTTGGTGATCGATATGTCACGCTTTGTAGCTGGTAATGGCAGTGACGTAGATCTGCTGACCGCACAGCAACCATCGTTGGAAGTGCATGTAGATCGATCGGAGGAGGAGAACGAGATTCCAACCACACTCGAGCAGGATCAGCCGCAACGTGTTGTTACCAAACGCATGGAGGACTACGTCGACGATGACTTCAAACAGCATACAGCTGGCGCACGCCAAGTTCGAATGATTACCATTCCAAAATCTCCCGAACCGATCGAAGCTGAGGAAGCGAAGGGAGGCGCGTTTGGTGCAGGAATGTTTTGGGTAGTGGATCAACTGCCCGGCTGGCTACATGCGGAAGACATTAGCGAAAAGATCGTCGCCGATGGTTATTGGTTAACGAACGGTGTGCCTTACTTTAAGGAAGCGTTCGATATTGGACAGGCAGACGCGAATgctaccaccaacaccaccacgaCCACCATGGAAAAGATCCTACAAAACATCACCGATCTGGAGACGCTGGCCAGGTTCTTCCGGCAGTCCGCATATCGGGGCGATCTAGATCAGGCTGAACCAGCCGCTTTTGGTAATATCGATTTAAAGCTGTACACGGAAGCATCCGACGGTACGGTACACTTCCGAGCGTATTCTGGCCCGCTGTATGATCCTACGCGTAGTACCGGCAGCACGACAGGCCAAGCGGCTAAGCGTAGCATCATTAAAGCGGAACCACTACAGCAAGCTTCTTCTGCCGAGCGCGAAAAACTAACGCAATCAGAATCGGGCAGTGCGATCAGCGGCGCAGGCACCTCCGTAGGCTCTCGTCCATTTGATTGGAGCCGAATGTTACCATTCGAGGTGCGCCATCAGGGACATCCGGATGTGTGGGACTTTGAGCATATTACACCGGAATGGGCGTGGATTTGA